A region from the Desulfovibrio sp. genome encodes:
- a CDS encoding diguanylate cyclase: MPIQRAAAPNRVIKLLCSGLAWLFLQALSGMACAFDTAVSHLGDVALTPTEIAYLREHKKVTLCVDPDWVPYEQIDASGKHVGIAADLLALVAERTGLEFELVRTADWNESLAFSKSGQCKMLSFLNQTTERSEWLIFTSPLFSDPNVFITREEHHYISDPAALEHESIVFPEGTAMEGLIRERYPNLEIKIVRSEDEAMKMVSNRRSSMTMRSLMVAAYIIRKNGLFNLKIAGQLPMYMNHLRIGVSKNDVTLRNILDKGVMSITPQERGRVVNQHISINVQSAINPMWFLFGGGIGAVIALLWGYWTYRLRRLNAVLLHISNTDKLTGLANRQKLSGDMAEAMLRSHQRELPLSVLLLDVDNFKNVNDTFGHLAGDGVLQALSALAVDVLRPQDIAGRWGGEEFLMLLPETDAGKAGEIAEKLRRRIEEFSFADGLRCTVSIGLAEMRPHDTQDSLIHRADTALYHAKRMGKNRVSVG; this comes from the coding sequence ATGCCCATCCAACGCGCTGCCGCACCCAACCGCGTCATCAAACTATTGTGCAGTGGGCTTGCCTGGCTTTTTTTGCAGGCCTTGTCCGGCATGGCCTGCGCTTTTGATACCGCGGTGTCGCATCTTGGTGATGTGGCCCTCACCCCCACAGAGATAGCCTACCTGCGTGAGCATAAAAAAGTCACCCTGTGCGTTGACCCTGATTGGGTTCCTTATGAGCAGATAGACGCATCGGGCAAACACGTGGGCATTGCAGCTGATCTTCTGGCGCTGGTCGCGGAGAGGACAGGCCTTGAGTTTGAACTGGTGCGCACCGCCGACTGGAATGAAAGCCTAGCTTTTTCTAAAAGCGGGCAATGCAAGATGTTGAGTTTTCTCAACCAGACCACTGAGCGCAGTGAATGGCTTATCTTCACCTCGCCCCTGTTCAGTGATCCCAACGTGTTCATAACCCGCGAAGAACATCATTATATTTCTGACCCGGCAGCACTTGAACACGAATCCATCGTCTTTCCTGAAGGCACGGCAATGGAAGGTTTGATCAGGGAGCGGTATCCCAACCTTGAGATCAAGATTGTGCGGTCAGAGGATGAGGCCATGAAGATGGTCTCAAACCGCCGCAGCTCCATGACCATGCGTTCCCTGATGGTGGCTGCCTATATCATACGCAAAAACGGCCTGTTCAATCTGAAAATTGCCGGGCAATTGCCCATGTACATGAATCACCTGCGCATTGGCGTGAGCAAAAATGACGTCACCCTGCGCAATATTCTGGACAAGGGCGTGATGTCCATAACTCCGCAGGAGCGGGGAAGGGTGGTCAACCAGCACATTTCCATCAATGTGCAGTCAGCCATCAACCCCATGTGGTTTCTTTTTGGCGGCGGGATTGGCGCTGTCATTGCTTTGCTCTGGGGCTACTGGACGTACCGGCTGCGGCGGCTGAATGCCGTGCTGCTGCATATTTCAAATACCGACAAGCTCACAGGCCTTGCAAACCGGCAAAAACTTTCTGGCGATATGGCTGAGGCCATGCTGCGCTCGCATCAGAGGGAACTTCCTCTTTCCGTGCTGTTGCTGGATGTGGACAACTTTAAAAATGTCAACGATACCTTTGGGCATCTTGCGGGTGACGGCGTGTTGCAGGCCTTGAGCGCCCTGGCTGTCGATGTGCTGCGCCCGCAGGATATTGCCGGGCGTTGGGGTGGGGAGGAGTTTCTTATGCTCTTGCCTGAAACCGATGCCGGTAAAGCCGGGGAAATTGCAGAGAAGCTCCGCCGTCGGATTGAAGAGTTCAGTTTTGCAGACGGGCTGCGCTGCACTGTGAGCATCGGCCTTGCAGAAATGCGCCCTCATGATACTCAGGATAGCCTGATTCACAGGGCGGATACGGCACTTTACCATGCAAAAAGAATGGGAAAAAACAGAGTTTCAGTGGGCTGA